A single genomic interval of Streptomyces sp. BA2 harbors:
- a CDS encoding bifunctional methylenetetrahydrofolate dehydrogenase/methenyltetrahydrofolate cyclohydrolase yields MTAQILDGKATAAAIKSELTARVAALKERGFTPGLGTVLVGDDPGSQKYVAGKHRDCAQVGIASIQRELPATATQEAIEAVVRELNDDPACTGYIVQLPLPKGIDENRVLELMDPDKDADGLHPMNLGRLVLNEPAPLPCTPYGIIQLLRQYGVEINGAEVVVVGRGVTIGRSMPLLLTRRSENATVTQCHTGTRDLSFHLKKADIIVAAAGVPHLIKPEDVQPGAAVLDVGVSRDETGKIVGDVHPGVREIAGWISPNPGGVGPMTRAQLLVNVVEAAERAASAAAS; encoded by the coding sequence ATGACCGCCCAGATTCTCGATGGCAAGGCCACCGCAGCCGCGATCAAGTCCGAACTGACCGCCCGCGTGGCGGCCCTGAAGGAGAGGGGCTTCACGCCCGGCCTCGGGACTGTTCTGGTCGGTGACGACCCGGGCAGCCAGAAGTACGTCGCCGGGAAGCACCGCGACTGCGCGCAGGTCGGCATCGCCTCCATCCAGCGCGAGCTGCCCGCGACCGCGACGCAGGAGGCGATCGAGGCCGTCGTCCGCGAGCTCAACGACGACCCGGCCTGCACCGGTTACATCGTGCAGCTCCCGCTGCCCAAGGGCATCGACGAGAACCGCGTCCTCGAACTCATGGACCCGGACAAGGATGCCGACGGCCTGCACCCGATGAACCTCGGCCGCCTCGTCCTGAACGAGCCCGCCCCGCTGCCCTGCACGCCCTACGGCATCATCCAGCTCCTTCGCCAGTACGGCGTGGAGATCAACGGCGCCGAGGTCGTGGTCGTCGGCCGCGGTGTGACGATCGGCCGCTCCATGCCGCTGCTGCTCACCCGCCGCTCGGAGAACGCGACGGTGACGCAGTGCCACACCGGTACGCGCGACCTGTCCTTCCACCTGAAGAAGGCCGACATCATCGTGGCCGCGGCGGGCGTGCCGCACCTGATCAAGCCCGAGGACGTGCAGCCGGGCGCCGCGGTCCTGGACGTCGGCGTCTCGCGCGACGAGACCGGAAAGATCGTCGGCGACGTGCACCCCGGCGTCCGCGAGATCGCCGGGTGGATCTCGCCCAACCCCGGCGGTGTCGGCCCGATGACGCGCGCCCAGCTGCTCGTCAACGTCGTCGAGGCAGCCGAGCGCGCCGCGTCCGCCGCCGCGAGCTGA
- a CDS encoding MFS transporter, translating into MPSPARNRLGRSAELTLCACVLVAQGMVAAINLLIPQLSSSSVDPSASELLWTVDAYVIVFAGLLIPAGALGDRYGRKGALLWGLGLFALGAAVSALATGPLQLIAGRGVSGAGAALIMPATMSILVRTASPEQRPRVIASWALAAGLGGFAGNAVGGLIGQYLPWRALFWLMVPLAALLAFAAVRTTPRTETSVEAAIDPLGAALLTGGLLSVLFGIIESPVYGWTSARILVAFALGAALIGAFVAHALRSRAPLFDPRVFGSRRLRAATLGTAASFFGLFSLFYVNSQYLQYVKGYGAARAGLAIVPLTAGMVLVPKLAARWSKRPRPLVGGGLLLIGLGLLGASTADAGTPYAAYACWLLVISAGTGMCMPALTLGVVSSLPPHQAGLGSGLGTSAREVGAALGVAVTGTVLASHQGFTSGMEASLRVVGLAVVAAAALVTFGYGAGRTSPPAADRAAAGGDAKCRTGRREVSS; encoded by the coding sequence TTGCCCTCGCCTGCCCGAAACCGGCTCGGCCGCTCGGCCGAACTGACCCTCTGCGCCTGCGTGCTCGTCGCACAGGGCATGGTCGCCGCCATCAACCTCCTCATCCCGCAGCTGAGTTCGTCGTCCGTCGATCCCTCGGCGAGCGAACTGCTGTGGACGGTCGACGCGTACGTCATCGTCTTCGCGGGCCTTCTCATCCCCGCGGGCGCCCTCGGCGACCGGTACGGCCGCAAGGGCGCGCTGCTCTGGGGTCTTGGACTCTTCGCCCTGGGCGCCGCGGTCAGCGCGCTCGCCACCGGGCCCCTCCAGCTGATCGCCGGGCGGGGTGTCTCCGGCGCGGGGGCCGCGCTGATCATGCCCGCGACCATGTCGATCCTGGTGCGCACCGCCTCGCCGGAGCAGCGGCCGCGGGTCATCGCGTCCTGGGCGCTCGCCGCGGGGCTCGGCGGTTTCGCGGGGAACGCCGTCGGCGGCCTGATCGGCCAGTACCTGCCGTGGCGCGCGCTGTTCTGGCTGATGGTGCCGCTCGCCGCGCTCCTCGCTTTCGCGGCGGTGCGCACAACTCCCCGTACGGAGACGTCTGTCGAGGCCGCCATCGATCCCCTGGGCGCGGCCCTCCTCACCGGCGGGCTGCTCTCGGTGCTTTTCGGCATCATCGAGAGTCCGGTGTACGGCTGGACGTCGGCGCGCATCCTCGTGGCGTTCGCGCTGGGCGCGGCGCTCATCGGGGCGTTCGTGGCACACGCCCTGCGCTCACGCGCACCGCTCTTCGACCCGCGGGTCTTCGGGTCCCGCAGGCTGCGGGCGGCGACCCTCGGAACGGCCGCGTCCTTCTTCGGCCTCTTCTCGCTCTTCTACGTCAACTCGCAGTACCTGCAGTACGTGAAGGGGTACGGCGCCGCCCGCGCGGGCCTCGCCATCGTCCCGCTCACCGCGGGCATGGTCCTTGTCCCGAAGCTCGCCGCACGCTGGTCGAAGCGGCCACGCCCGCTGGTGGGCGGCGGGCTGCTCCTGATCGGGCTCGGCCTGCTCGGCGCGTCCACGGCCGACGCGGGCACGCCCTACGCGGCGTACGCCTGCTGGCTGCTCGTCATCTCGGCGGGCACGGGGATGTGCATGCCCGCGCTCACCCTCGGCGTCGTCTCGTCGCTGCCGCCGCACCAGGCGGGCCTCGGCTCGGGGCTCGGGACGTCGGCGCGGGAGGTCGGGGCCGCGCTGGGGGTGGCCGTCACGGGGACGGTCCTCGCGTCGCACCAGGGGTTCACCTCCGGGATGGAGGCGTCGCTGCGGGTCGTGGGGCTCGCGGTGGTGGCCGCGGCGGCCCTGGTCACCTTCGGCTACGGGGCCGGACGCACGTCACCCCCGGCTGCCGATCGAGCGGCTGCCGGGGGCGATGCGAAGTGTCGTACTGGTCGACGTGAGGTGTCGTCCTAG
- a CDS encoding helix-turn-helix transcriptional regulator, whose translation MSEQVHNRLAMVRAERKVSRQSLAEAVGVHYQTIGYIERGQYNPSLDLALKIAVFFGLPVEALFSLEPFRPLTDEVYGRSQG comes from the coding sequence ATGAGCGAGCAAGTGCACAACAGGTTGGCGATGGTGCGCGCGGAGCGGAAAGTGTCGCGCCAGAGCCTGGCCGAGGCAGTGGGGGTCCACTACCAGACCATCGGCTACATCGAGCGCGGGCAGTACAACCCGAGCCTCGACCTGGCGCTGAAGATCGCGGTGTTCTTCGGTCTTCCGGTGGAGGCGCTGTTCTCCCTGGAGCCGTTCCGCCCGCTCACGGACGAGGTCTACGGGAGGAGTCAGGGATGA
- a CDS encoding XRE family transcriptional regulator codes for MPRWKALPDELDPEVREFASQLRRLVDRSGLSIAAVSDRTGYSKTSWERYLNGRLLAPKGAIVALAEVTGTNPVHLITMWELAERAWSRSEMRHDMTMQAIRISQARAALGELGPNPPKGKSKGAGSGGTARNGAAGAGAGAGAGAGAGVGSVDRPGRTAGPGGSVTGVAGPAGVSPTVPPQAPSYGPGGGGDQGVVLGPPGTHEPGHGGDSPDRQRRRRKLTMFLAGVVGALVVIAAAVFLTDFGKDDKGNEGAKPPASPSTSDKDLPEGVECSGKSCTGKDPETMGCGGELAATTTRATVGKALVEVRYSKTCGAAWARITQAAPGDKVTISGDGAKQNGTVNADLDAYTPMVAVKDGASAEACATLKAGQTGCTK; via the coding sequence ATGCCTCGTTGGAAGGCACTACCGGATGAGCTGGATCCGGAGGTCAGGGAGTTCGCCAGTCAGCTGCGCAGGCTCGTCGACCGCAGTGGTCTGAGCATCGCCGCGGTGTCGGACCGCACCGGGTACAGCAAGACGTCGTGGGAGCGCTATCTGAACGGGCGGCTGCTCGCTCCGAAGGGTGCGATCGTCGCGCTTGCCGAGGTGACGGGCACCAATCCCGTTCACCTCATCACCATGTGGGAACTCGCCGAGCGCGCGTGGAGCCGCTCCGAGATGCGGCACGACATGACCATGCAGGCGATCCGGATCTCCCAGGCGCGGGCCGCGCTCGGCGAGTTGGGTCCGAATCCGCCCAAGGGCAAGAGCAAGGGCGCGGGGAGTGGCGGCACGGCGCGCAACGGCGCCGCGGGCGCGGGTGCCGGTGCCGGAGCCGGTGCCGGTGCCGGTGTCGGTTCCGTCGACCGGCCAGGGCGTACGGCAGGCCCCGGCGGCAGCGTCACCGGGGTCGCGGGCCCCGCGGGCGTCTCGCCGACGGTGCCGCCGCAGGCTCCGTCGTACGGACCTGGGGGCGGGGGCGACCAGGGCGTCGTCCTGGGGCCGCCCGGTACGCACGAGCCGGGCCATGGCGGTGACTCGCCCGACCGGCAGCGGCGGCGCAGGAAGCTGACGATGTTCCTGGCGGGCGTCGTCGGCGCGCTCGTCGTCATAGCCGCCGCGGTCTTCCTGACCGACTTCGGCAAGGACGACAAGGGCAACGAAGGCGCCAAGCCGCCGGCGTCGCCGAGCACGAGCGACAAGGACCTGCCCGAGGGCGTCGAGTGCAGCGGCAAGAGCTGCACGGGCAAGGACCCGGAGACCATGGGCTGCGGCGGCGAACTGGCCGCCACGACGACGCGCGCGACGGTGGGCAAGGCCCTGGTCGAGGTCCGCTACAGCAAGACGTGCGGGGCGGCGTGGGCACGCATCACGCAGGCGGCTCCGGGCGACAAGGTCACGATCTCCGGCGACGGAGCCAAGCAGAACGGGACCGTGAACGCGGACTTGGACGCGTACACGCCGATGGTGGCCGTCAAGGATGGTGCGTCGGCGGAGGCGTGCGCGACCCTCAAGGCGGGCCAGACCGGCTGCACGAAGTAG
- a CDS encoding DUF3017 domain-containing protein — protein sequence MSAEPDQGASPADATKADATKADVTKADVTKVDVAKAGVTEAEAVEDTEAKGAVSSPGPDGPKKTTRRFPLLTRDTARPEGGGRAAGGDAPAPARQWPLLTVLSTVGLGLLLTAFDVFRVGTILIGLALIAGAVMRWALPGVGMLAVRSRFTDMVTYGALGLAIVLLAMMAQPDPWLEIPFLGDTLHRTITT from the coding sequence ATGAGCGCCGAACCTGATCAAGGGGCATCGCCTGCCGACGCCACCAAGGCCGACGCCACCAAGGCCGACGTCACGAAGGCCGATGTCACGAAGGTCGACGTCGCAAAGGCGGGCGTCACGGAGGCCGAGGCCGTGGAGGACACCGAGGCCAAGGGTGCCGTCAGCTCTCCCGGTCCCGACGGGCCGAAGAAGACCACGCGGCGTTTCCCCCTCCTGACCCGGGACACCGCGCGGCCCGAGGGCGGCGGCCGGGCCGCGGGCGGCGACGCCCCCGCGCCCGCCCGGCAGTGGCCGCTGCTCACCGTGCTCTCGACGGTGGGGCTCGGGCTGCTGCTCACGGCCTTCGACGTGTTCCGCGTCGGCACGATACTGATCGGCCTCGCGCTGATCGCGGGCGCCGTCATGCGGTGGGCGCTGCCCGGCGTCGGCATGCTGGCGGTGCGCTCGCGCTTCACGGACATGGTCACGTACGGTGCCCTCGGCCTCGCCATCGTGCTGCTCGCGATGATGGCGCAGCCGGATCCGTGGCTGGAGATCCCGTTCCTCGGCGACACGCTGCACCGGACGATCACTACTTGA
- a CDS encoding peptidoglycan-binding domain-containing protein: MRISKGRPKRLIGSAVAVTAGAAIALGGTASLAQASGPHVVDGKGAAYNDWGDEGELSRHSHANSNATRLWQSVLYADGAKWKDSNGKRHTFKKWDIDGSFGRKTESATKWWQQREDVEDVDGIVGKETFGVADDFLNGPAGGGHVTYSGYKHDVGFKRLSGTYYVKIDGKWKKAAYNWRG, from the coding sequence ATGCGCATCAGCAAGGGCAGGCCGAAGCGGCTGATCGGCTCGGCGGTGGCCGTGACGGCGGGGGCGGCGATCGCGCTCGGCGGCACCGCGTCGCTCGCGCAGGCCAGTGGGCCGCACGTCGTCGACGGCAAGGGTGCCGCGTACAACGACTGGGGCGACGAGGGCGAACTGTCGCGCCACAGCCACGCGAACAGCAACGCCACGCGCCTCTGGCAGTCCGTCCTGTACGCGGACGGGGCCAAGTGGAAGGACAGCAACGGCAAGCGGCACACGTTCAAGAAGTGGGACATCGACGGCAGCTTCGGCCGGAAGACCGAGTCGGCCACCAAGTGGTGGCAGCAGCGCGAGGACGTCGAGGACGTGGACGGCATCGTCGGCAAGGAGACGTTCGGCGTCGCTGACGACTTCCTGAACGGCCCGGCCGGCGGCGGCCACGTCACCTACAGCGGCTACAAGCACGACGTCGGCTTCAAGCGCCTCTCCGGCACGTACTACGTGAAGATCGACGGAAAGTGGAAGAAGGCGGCGTACAACTGGCGCGGCTGA
- a CDS encoding LysR family transcriptional regulator produces MRVTQSEPGHPGSGLDLNLLLALDVLLDEESVSGAARRMHLSEPAMSRTLGRIRKALGDPVLVRAGRQMVPTPHALAVRAEVSAVVERARALFAGPGAADLRTVSRTFTVLGQDSIAAAYGHALFARAAAEAPGVRIRFLGESHVDAPVLREGTADLEAGVIDTVAPEVRVEHLRDDRMLGVVRPGHPLLRGELTPERFAAADHITVSRRGRLQGPLDGALAERGLTRRVVGSVGTYPSSLFILLRTDLVGLTVSWARPLTDTLGLVTFEIPLDLPVLPLGIAWHPRHDADPAHAWLRECVRDLLCEGGGPHPRGNHSHEG; encoded by the coding sequence ATGCGCGTGACGCAATCCGAGCCGGGTCATCCCGGCAGCGGCCTCGACCTCAATCTCCTGCTCGCCCTCGACGTGCTCCTCGACGAGGAGAGCGTGTCCGGCGCCGCCCGCCGGATGCACCTGTCGGAGCCCGCGATGAGCCGCACCCTGGGCCGCATCCGCAAGGCCCTGGGCGACCCCGTCCTCGTACGGGCGGGACGGCAGATGGTGCCGACCCCGCACGCGCTCGCCGTCCGGGCCGAGGTGAGCGCCGTGGTGGAGCGGGCGCGGGCCCTGTTCGCCGGTCCTGGCGCGGCCGATCTGCGCACCGTGTCCCGCACCTTCACGGTGCTCGGGCAGGACTCGATCGCCGCCGCCTACGGCCACGCCCTGTTCGCCCGCGCCGCGGCCGAGGCGCCCGGCGTGCGCATCCGCTTCCTCGGCGAGAGCCACGTGGACGCGCCCGTGCTGCGCGAGGGCACGGCCGACCTGGAGGCCGGGGTGATCGACACGGTCGCGCCCGAGGTGCGGGTGGAGCACCTGCGCGACGACCGGATGCTGGGGGTCGTGCGCCCCGGACATCCGCTGCTGCGGGGCGAGTTGACCCCCGAGCGGTTCGCGGCCGCCGACCACATCACGGTCTCCAGGAGGGGCAGACTGCAGGGACCGCTGGACGGCGCCCTCGCCGAACGGGGGCTGACGCGCCGGGTGGTGGGCAGCGTGGGGACGTACCCCTCGTCGCTCTTCATCCTGCTGCGCACCGACCTGGTGGGCCTCACCGTCTCCTGGGCGCGGCCCCTGACGGACACCCTCGGCCTGGTCACCTTCGAGATCCCTCTCGACCTGCCGGTGCTGCCGCTGGGCATCGCCTGGCACCCCCGGCACGACGCGGATCCTGCTCATGCGTGGCTGCGGGAGTGCGTGCGGGATCTGCTGTGCGAAGGCGGGGGTCCGCACCCGCGTGGAAACCACTCGCACGAGGGCTGA
- a CDS encoding helix-turn-helix domain-containing protein — MSAAWRPLPEALPPEVRHFVEQLRLLKDRTGLSLIALGKETAYSKSSWQRYLNAQQPPPRQAVAALCKVAGEDGERFCARWEVAVRAWPRGGAGGTEPAPGVVLSKAAKTSRAGKAGKTSRAGKTGKSAPPAWSRGPRRPSRARSAWTWRSTAAVTTLLVLAALFEGLLRFLMR; from the coding sequence ATGAGTGCTGCCTGGCGGCCGCTTCCGGAGGCACTTCCGCCGGAGGTACGGCATTTCGTGGAGCAACTGCGGCTGCTCAAGGACCGCACCGGCCTGAGCCTGATCGCGCTCGGCAAGGAGACGGCCTACAGCAAGTCCTCCTGGCAGCGTTACCTCAACGCACAGCAGCCACCGCCCCGGCAGGCGGTCGCGGCGCTGTGCAAGGTCGCGGGGGAGGACGGCGAACGGTTCTGCGCGCGCTGGGAGGTGGCCGTCCGCGCCTGGCCGCGGGGCGGTGCGGGCGGCACGGAGCCCGCCCCGGGCGTCGTACTGAGCAAGGCGGCCAAGACGAGTAGGGCAGGCAAGGCGGGCAAGACGAGCAGGGCAGGCAAGACGGGCAAGAGTGCGCCCCCTGCGTGGTCCAGAGGGCCACGGCGGCCGTCGCGTGCCCGCTCGGCGTGGACGTGGCGCTCCACCGCCGCGGTCACCACGCTCCTCGTCCTCGCGGCGCTGTTCGAAGGGCTGCTGAGATTCCTCATGCGCTAG
- a CDS encoding sensor histidine kinase, whose protein sequence is MRIRPLVADTSIAVALTTVAVLLGQESVRQGWPELDVRGYVLVALANLPVACRSKAPLAVLLLVHVVWAGYVTLGYWPVVNTFAPMLTVYTVTSLRPARVSVPCAALMSAVWIYAGLVSEGASMASVVGQAIGFPLVIWRFGHLARRSAKLARQLKREQDERARREVAEERGRIARELHDVVAHHMSVISVQAGLAKFVFASDPATAHAALSTISGTSGEALEELRRMLRVLRAQEEGDGAPDAPMPGLARLGEMIERVRAGGVDVELRVEGTPRQLAPGIELCAYRVVQEALTNVLKHARGAGAAVELRYQPHHVTVSVTNDGEGVIPDRVSTGSGHGLIGMRERAKLYGGTISIGPRSEGGFAVRLTLPTSAQAASQGDDAT, encoded by the coding sequence ATGCGGATCCGCCCCCTCGTCGCCGACACGTCGATCGCGGTCGCCCTGACCACCGTCGCCGTGCTCCTCGGGCAGGAGTCGGTGCGGCAGGGGTGGCCCGAACTCGACGTGCGGGGTTACGTGTTGGTGGCGCTCGCCAATCTGCCGGTCGCGTGCCGCTCCAAGGCGCCGCTCGCGGTCCTGCTCCTGGTGCACGTGGTGTGGGCCGGGTACGTCACCCTCGGCTACTGGCCCGTGGTGAACACCTTCGCGCCCATGCTCACCGTCTACACGGTCACGTCCCTGCGGCCCGCCCGCGTCTCCGTCCCCTGCGCCGCCCTGATGAGTGCCGTCTGGATCTACGCGGGCCTGGTGAGCGAAGGCGCGTCCATGGCGTCCGTGGTCGGACAGGCCATCGGCTTCCCCCTGGTGATCTGGCGGTTCGGTCACCTCGCGCGCCGTTCCGCGAAACTGGCCAGGCAGCTGAAACGTGAGCAGGACGAGCGGGCGCGGCGCGAGGTGGCCGAGGAACGCGGGCGCATAGCAAGGGAGTTGCACGATGTCGTGGCGCATCACATGTCCGTGATATCCGTGCAGGCGGGCCTCGCGAAGTTCGTCTTCGCCTCCGATCCCGCCACCGCCCACGCCGCGCTCTCCACCATCTCCGGCACCAGCGGCGAGGCGCTGGAGGAGCTGCGCCGCATGCTGCGGGTGCTGCGGGCGCAGGAGGAGGGCGACGGCGCGCCCGACGCGCCGATGCCGGGACTGGCGCGGCTCGGCGAGATGATCGAGCGGGTGCGGGCCGGGGGAGTCGACGTCGAGCTGCGTGTCGAGGGGACACCGCGCCAGCTCGCTCCCGGGATCGAACTCTGCGCGTACCGCGTGGTCCAGGAGGCCCTGACCAACGTACTGAAGCACGCGCGAGGAGCCGGCGCGGCGGTCGAACTGCGTTACCAGCCACACCATGTGACGGTTTCGGTCACCAATGACGGGGAGGGGGTGATTCCGGACAGAGTGAGCACAGGGAGCGGCCATGGGTTGATTGGGATGCGGGAGCGGGCCAAGCTCTACGGCGGGACGATCAGCATCGGCCCGCGGAGCGAGGGAGGGTTCGCCGTGCGACTGACTCTGCCGACGTCCGCGCAGGCCGCATCGCAGGGGGACGACGCGACTTAG
- a CDS encoding malate dehydrogenase — protein sequence MTRTPVNVTVTGAAGQIGYALLFRIASGHLLGADVPVNLRLLEITPALKAAEGTAMELDDCAFPLLNSIEISDDPNVAFDGANVALLVGARPRTKGMERGDLLSANGGIFKPQGKAINDNAADDIKVLVVGNPANTNALIAQAAAPDVPAERFTAMTRLDHNRALSQLSKKTGAPVSDIKRLTIWGNHSATQYPDIFHAEIAGKNAADVVSDQTWLADDFIPTVAKRGAAIIEARGASSAASAANAAIDHVHTWVNGTAAGDWTSMGIPSDGSYGVPEGLISSFPVTTKDGKYEIVQGLDINEFSRARIDASVKELTEEREAVRGLGLI from the coding sequence ATGACCCGCACTCCCGTGAATGTCACCGTCACCGGCGCGGCCGGCCAGATCGGCTACGCGCTGCTCTTCCGCATCGCGTCCGGCCACCTGCTCGGCGCGGACGTGCCGGTCAATCTGCGACTGCTCGAGATCACGCCGGCCCTGAAGGCCGCCGAGGGCACCGCCATGGAGCTCGACGACTGCGCCTTCCCGCTGCTGAACTCGATCGAGATCAGCGACGACCCGAACGTCGCCTTCGACGGCGCCAACGTCGCCCTCCTCGTCGGCGCCCGCCCCCGCACCAAGGGCATGGAGCGCGGCGACCTGCTCTCCGCCAACGGCGGCATCTTCAAGCCGCAGGGCAAGGCGATCAACGACAACGCCGCGGACGACATCAAGGTCCTCGTCGTGGGCAACCCGGCCAACACGAACGCGCTGATCGCGCAGGCCGCCGCCCCGGACGTACCGGCCGAGCGCTTCACCGCGATGACCCGCCTCGACCACAACCGCGCGCTTTCGCAGCTGTCGAAGAAGACCGGCGCCCCGGTCTCCGACATCAAGCGCCTCACCATCTGGGGCAACCACTCGGCCACCCAGTACCCCGACATCTTCCACGCGGAGATCGCCGGCAAGAACGCCGCGGACGTCGTGAGCGACCAGACCTGGCTCGCCGACGACTTCATCCCGACCGTCGCCAAGCGCGGCGCCGCGATCATCGAGGCCCGTGGCGCGTCCTCGGCCGCCTCCGCCGCCAACGCCGCCATCGACCACGTCCACACGTGGGTGAACGGCACGGCCGCCGGTGACTGGACCTCGATGGGCATCCCGTCGGACGGTTCGTACGGCGTTCCGGAGGGCCTCATCTCCTCCTTCCCCGTCACCACCAAGGACGGCAAGTACGAGATCGTCCAGGGCCTGGACATCAACGAGTTCTCGCGTGCGCGCATCGACGCGTCCGTCAAGGAGCTCACCGAGGAGCGCGAGGCGGTCCGCGGCCTCGGTCTCATCTAG
- a CDS encoding response regulator transcription factor: MTRVLVVDDQFLIRAGLVGLLRAAPGIEVVGEAGDGAEAVALAATTRPDVVLMDIRMPGMSGIVATEKILAEAPEPPPRVLVLTTFDLDEYVYGALRAGASGFLLKDSGPERLLAAVAAVGGGDALFAPSVTCRLVEAFARQAGAGAGGDCAEPPPDLRALTLREVEVLKLIATGLSNADIADRLYISEATVKTHLNRTMSKLDLDSRAQAVVVAYETGLVTPGGGGR, from the coding sequence ATGACCAGGGTGCTCGTGGTCGACGACCAGTTCCTCATCCGGGCCGGATTGGTGGGGTTGCTGCGCGCCGCGCCCGGCATCGAGGTCGTCGGTGAGGCGGGCGACGGTGCGGAAGCCGTCGCGCTCGCCGCGACGACCCGGCCCGACGTGGTCCTGATGGACATCCGCATGCCCGGCATGAGCGGCATCGTGGCCACCGAGAAGATCCTCGCCGAGGCCCCCGAACCACCGCCGCGCGTCCTGGTGTTGACCACGTTCGATCTCGACGAGTACGTGTACGGGGCGCTGCGGGCCGGAGCGTCGGGCTTCCTGCTCAAGGACTCCGGGCCCGAGCGCCTGCTCGCCGCGGTGGCCGCCGTCGGTGGCGGCGACGCGCTCTTCGCGCCCAGCGTCACCTGCCGCCTCGTCGAGGCCTTCGCCCGGCAGGCCGGTGCGGGAGCCGGGGGTGACTGCGCGGAGCCGCCGCCCGATCTGCGGGCGCTGACCCTGCGCGAGGTCGAGGTCCTGAAGCTGATCGCGACGGGCCTGTCCAACGCGGACATCGCCGACCGCCTCTACATCAGCGAGGCCACCGTCAAGACCCACCTCAACCGGACGATGTCCAAACTCGACCTGGACAGCAGGGCGCAGGCGGTGGTGGTGGCGTACGAGACGGGCCTCGTCACGCCGGGCGGCGGCGGCCGCTAG